The Alphaproteobacteria bacterium US3C007 genomic interval GCATTCTGATGTGCCATTGCGGTTTGGCCGCTTAAGCAGGGCCTAAGCGTGGCTGATGATTGCAAATTTTCAGGTTATTTTAACGAATAGTTTTTGGGGCCTAAGCCCTTATTAATTAGAGGCTGAAGAGTGAATGAGAAAATTAATAGCAATTATTTTCAGTGCTTTAGAAGGTTTCTATGGAAGGGGGCAGGCTATTGAAAGATTTGTTTTTATTATTTTTTGAGATTTAAAACCGCAGGTGGCGCTCTGTCCGCTTTGACGATCTTGAAATTGCAGTTGGTTTTGCGTTTCCTGGGCTGTGAGGAAAATATCGCGGCGCGAATGAATAAGAATGAGATGGCAGAACCTGTGATCGGCGAGGGCTCTCTGCCTGGAAAAGTGAGGAATGCATGCAAAAACGTATCGCAGTGATCGGAGCCGGGCCATCGGGGCTTGCACAATTGCGTGCATTTCAATCCGCCGCCACCACAGGCGCTGAAATTCCAGAGGTGGTCTGCTTCGAAAAACAGGCCACGTGGGGTGGTTTATGGGCCTATGATTGGCGCACTGGTCTGGACGCAAATGGCGAGCCCTGCCATAGCTCAATGTATCGCTATCTTTGGTCAAATGGGCCCAAAGAGGGCCTTGAATTCTCGGATTATAGTTTTGATGCGCATTTTGGTCGATCCATTGCTTCTTACCCTCCGCGTGCCGTTTTGTTTGATTATATCGAGGGTCGCGTAAACGCCGCTGGGGTCAAAGATTGGATCCGCTTTAACACGGTGATCCGTTGGGTGTCTTACGATCCTGCCAGCGAAAAATTTCACGTCACTGCCCATGATCATGAAAAGGACAGCAGCTATACTGAGCTCTTCGATCACGTGGTGGTGGCTTCGGGTCATTTTTCAACACCAAATATGCCGTATTATGAGGGGTTTGAAAGCTTTAACGGGCGGATTTTGCACGCGCATGATTTCAGAGATGCGCGCGAATTCACCGATCAGGATATCTTAATTTTGGGCACTTCTTATTCTGCAGAGGATATTGGATCGCAATGTTGGAAATATGGCTGCCGCTCGGTGACTGTGGCGCATCGAACCGCGCCGATCGGGTTTGATTGGCCCAAAAATTGGCAAGAAGTGCCCGCGCTAAAGCGCGTAGAGGGCAAAACTGCATATTTCATTGATGGCAGCAGTCGCGAGGTTGATGCAATCATTCTATGCACGGGTTACAAGCATTTCTTTAATTTCCTGCCGGATGATTTGCGTTTGGTCACGGCCAACCGGCTGGCTGCAGCTGATCTTTATAAAGGGGTGGCTTGGGTCCATAACCCGAAATTATTTTACCTTGGCATGCAGGATCAATGGTTCACTTTTAATATGTTTGACGCTCAAGCATGGTGGGTAAGGGATGCGATTATGGGGCGGCTTGTGATACCTCAGGATAAAGCCCGTTTGCTGGCAGATGTGGCCGAGCGGGAGGCGCGCGAAGAGCGCAGCGATGATGCAAAATATGCAATCGCCTATCAGGGGGATTACGTGAAAGAGTTGATTGGCGAAACCGATTACCCAGATTTCGATGTTGATGGCGCCTGCGAGGCGTTTTTCCAATGGAAGGCGCATAAGGGTCAGGATATTATGGGTTTCCGTGATAATGGCTACAAGTCGGTGATCACTGGGAAAATGGCACTGGTTCATCACACGCCCTGGAAAGAGGCTCTGGATGATTCATTGGAAAGCTATCTTCAAAGCTGAAAGGTTTTAGCCAGGCAAGGCGTCTTTGCTTCTTCGAAAGAGCCTTGTTCTTCTGCCTCCGCAGCGCTTTGTGCACTTGCGTTTTGCCTCATTGAACGTTGTGGATCGATGTTTCGAGCGCATGTAAAAACGATTTTGCCGATGAACTGGCCGAAAACAGCCAATAGGTTTCGTGATCCACGCATAAAATTATTGTGCCCAGATGCTCCATCTGCGTGCGCGCAACCGCGTCAATCGCGAACCGCTCGGGGTGCAAATCAATTGGACAAATGCGCTCAAGCGCGCTGCGGCACCCAGGTCCGGATATTTCCAAACCAACCCAATTATGGCTTTGATCTGTTGTATAAACGGCGCTTGTCATCAGGGTTTTAATCTGTTGCTCCGCGCGCCCGATATTCTGCGCTCGCGGGAAAAGCACAAACATCTGATCCAATCCCATGCGTAGCACCCGCGAGTCCAGTGGTGCCGCGCATTGGCTCTGCCCAATATCGGGCATATCGATACCAAAGCCTGCTTTCAAAGCCTTTTGCACGGCTTGCTCCTCTGCCAAGGGAACCGCCATCGAGACCATGCATATATCGCTGATCTCGCGCAGGCTGATTGGTCCAAATTGTGCTTGATAGCCGTTAAGAAATTCTTCCGAGGTTAATCTATACTCAGCCACGTTGCCGTCCTCCATCCGGATCATAGAAATGAGGCGATACGATCTTTACTTGCACCTCTTTCTTCTGGGCCGGGTTGACCGCGCGCACCACTTCTCCCATGCGTTCATGTCCCGCCTTTATAAAGCCCAAGCCGATCGAATGCCCCAAAACTGGTGAGTAGGCCACCGACGACATCCAGCCTTGATCATTGGCCATTGTTGCTGCGTCACTCAGCGCAATGAAATGCGCCCCTGCAGACAGCGCTTGGCTTTGATCTACGGGTTTAAACCCGACAAGGCGGATCGCATCCTCGCGGTTCATTTCCGGACGTTGAGACAGGGTTTTGCCGATGCAATCCTTCTTGGCGCTGACAAATCCGCCCAGCCCCAAATTCAACGCTGATGTTTGCCCGTTTAATTCATTGCCCGCGGCATGGCCTTTTTCGATTCGCATCACCCCAAGCGCTTCGGTGCCATAAGGCACGGCGTCAAATTCCTGCCCCGCTTGCATCAAGCAGTCCATCATTGCAGTGCCAAAGCGCGCGGGCACGGCGATTTCAAAGGCCAATTCACCCGAAAAAGAAATTCTGAACAAACGGGCTGGCGTGCCGCCGCAGACGGTTGTTTCCGCGCAAGCCATGAAGCCGAAGCCTTCATTTGATAAATCGAACGGTTTATCGACGAGCTTTTGCAACAGCGCGCGCGAATTCGGCCCGGCTACCGCAAATTGCGCCCAAGCATCCGTGCTGGAAATCATATGAACATCAAGCTCAGGCCACAGGCATTGCCGCGCAAATTCTAAGCGCCGAAAGACCAAGACGGCATTGGCCGTCGTGGTGGTCATCACAAAATGGTTTTCGCCCAACCGAGCTGTTGTGCCATCATCATAAGCGATGCCGTCTTCGCGCAGCATCAGCCCATAACGCACTTTGCCCACGGGCAGTTTCAGAAAGGCATTGGTGTAAACCTGGTTTAAAAACAGGGCAGCGTCTTTGCCTTGGATATCAATTTTTCCTAAAGTTGTGACATCGCAAATGCCCACCGACGCTCGGGTCATTTCTACTTCGCGATCAACGCTGTCGCGCCAGCCTTTTTCCCCGGGGCGAGCATACCATTGGGCGCGTAACCAATTCCCTGTTTCCACGAAGGTCGCGCCATTTTCTGTGGCCCAGCGATGGCTGGGGGTCAGCCGATAGGGGCGGAAATCCTTGCCGCGCGCGCGCCCAGCCAAAGCGCCCATGGGCACCGGCGTGTAGGGGGGGCGGAAAATCGTGGTGCCGGTTTCTGGGATCGTTTTGCCCGTACATTCCGCCATAATCGCCAAAGCCGGTATGTTGGAGGTTTTGCCCTGATCCGTGGCCATACCCAGCGTGGTATAGCGTTTGAGATGTTCAACCGAGCGAAACCCTTCCTGATAGGATTGGCGAATATCCTTGACCGTCACATCGTTTTGTAAATCTATCCAAGCGCGGGCTTTGCTAGCGCCGACATGCCAGAACGCGGCCCCCATGCTGGCTTCATCGCTGGCTTTGGGTGCGGCTTTTCGCGTGGCTGTGAAGCCCAGATCTTTGACCATCTCTTTGGCCTTTTGATGCGCGCCGCTCATCGCTTGCGACAGTGTTAGATCGCCTTGTGCGGCCCCCACAACCTGCATTCCTGAGGGAAGATGTTTGCCGGGTACAAACGCGTTTATGTCTTCTGCCCAGCTTGGTCGGCCACGTTGATGGCAGGTTAAATGGACATTCGGGTTCCAGCCACCAGAAACGGCTAAGCAATCTGTCGTAATCCTCTGGCCGGTTGTTAGGGTGATCTCTTTCAAAGCCTTGCGTCCGGATGTGTCCATCACGCCTGCGCCCATGACAATCTTAGCATGTGGAATGTCGGTCAATGGCGCAATATCCCGGCTGTCAATAACCGCAGCCACCGACACGCCCTGAGCGCTGAGATCGCGCGCTGTGCGCCACCCATCGTCATTATTTGTAAAGATGCTGATCCGCTTTCCCGGTGTGGCAGCAAACCGGTTTACATAGCTGCGCACCGCGCCCGCAAGCATAATACCGGGGCGATCATTATTGCCAAAGGCAATCGGGCGTTCCGTTGCGCCCGCGGCCAAAACGGCGCGCTTTGAATAGATGCGCCACAGGATTTGCCGGGGTTTTCCCCCAGAATGGGGCAAGTGGTCGGTGCGGCGCTCAAGCGCGCCATAAATGCCGTGATCATAGGCCCCATAGATTGTGGTGCGCGACATCAGCCTTACATTGGGCAGGCTTGCCAGCTCTTGCCAGAGCGCCTGCGCCCAATCCGCCCCCTTTTTTCCATCAACCTCGAAGGTTTCGCTGTTGAGCCGCCCCCCCCCTCGGAAATCTTCATCTGCCAGAATAACCTGTGCCCCGCTGAACGCGGCGGCGCGCGCAGCGGCCAAACCACTAGGACCCGCGCCGATAACCAAAAGATCACAATGCAAAAACCCTTTGTCATAAATGTCTGGATCGTCTTCTAAAGACAGACTGCCCAAGCCAGCCGCCGCGCGAATGGCTGGTTCATACAGTTTTTCCCATGCAAATTTGGGCCACATGAAGGTTTTATAATAAAACCCGGCGCTTAAAAATGGCGATAGATAATCGGTAAAGGCCATCAGATCGAACTCTAAAGAGCCACGATGATTTTGGCTTTTCGCGCTGAGCTGGTCGAATAACTCGACAGTGGTGGCCCTGGTATTCGGCTCTTGAAAGGCACCTTTGCGCAGTTCAACCAAAGCGTTTGGTTCCTCAGAGCCGGCGCTAAAGATACCGCGCGGGCGGTGGTATTTAAAACTGCGCCCCACCAGCGTTTGGCCATTCGCGATCAATGCTGAGGCCAGCGTGTCACCCTGATAGCCTTCAAAGCGCCGGCCATTAAACTCAAAACTTAAGGGTGTTTTGCGATCGATAAAACCACCCGCGATACGACGAATTTGTTTCATTTGCTGCGGCCTCTTTCTTTTGCGACATCGCGGGCCAATCGAACCGCTGTGATGTCATGGGTCAGCGTGTCGCGGGTGACCACCAGCCAAGACCGGTCGCCTTGTTCATGATACCAAAGTTCCTCATGCATCCCGGCCGGATTATCGCGCAGATAGCCATATTCAAAAAACCGATCGGCGGCATCTGCTGCATTTGGATCAGGCCGGTCGATCAGGCTTGCATCGCCCAAATAGACAAATTCGGCTGCGTCGCGCGGGCCCAGCAGTGGGTGGTTGATAATCATGAAAAATCTCCTGCGCGCGCTCTGCTGCTAAGCTCGAGCGCGGGTAAGAAAGGAAAGCGGTATTGCGGGTATATAATCATTTCAAGTTCAACGCTTCGGTGCTGGGGTTAGTGTAAATTCGGTTGTGAGCCTTGGCCCTTTTCATCGATCAAATGGCCGCGTTTGAACCGATCAAGGCGCAGCTCTGTTGCGACAGGGTGGGGGGCATCAGTCGCGAGCAAATGGGCATAGCATAAGCCACTGGCCGGGGTGGCTTTAAACCCGCCATAGCACCAGCCGCCATTGAAATAGAGCCCGTCAATATGGGTTTTGTCGATAAAGGGCGAACCATCCATAGACATGTCCATAATGCCGCCCCAGCTGCGCAACAAACGCGCCCGCCCGATCATCGGCATGATCGCCATTCCGCCCTCAGCCACATCTTCAACCACCGGTAAATTGCCGCGCTGGGCATAGGTGTTATAGCCGTCAATATCACCACCAAAGACCAACCCGCCCTTGTCAGATTGGCTCACGTAAAAATGGCCGGCACCAAAGGTGATCACGCCGGGCAGGGTGGGTTTCAGACCTTCGGTGACAAACGCTTGCAACACGTGGCTTTCGATTGGCAGGCGCATGCCGGCTTGGGCCATCACGCGGCTGGATGATCCGGCCACGCAAACGGCCACCTTGCGCGCTTTGATGGGCCCTTGACATGTTTCCACCCCGCTGCATTGGCCGTTTTCAATGTGAAACCCGGTGACTTCGCAATTCTGAATGATATCTACGCCTCGGCTATCAGCGCCGCGCGCGTAGCCCCAGGCCACGGCGTCATGGCGCACGGTGCCGCCCCGTCTTTGGTACAGCCCACCCTTGATGGGAAACCGCGCATTGTCAAAATCCAAAAAGGGAAGTTCGCGCCGCAATTGCTGCTGATCGGCCAATTCCGCATCTGCTCCGGCCAACATCATCGCATTGGCGCGGCGCACAAACGCGTCGCGTTGTGGATCAGAGTGAAACAGATTGAGGATCGAGCGTTGGCTGACCATCGCATTATAATTAAAATCTTGTTCAAGGCCCTCCCAGAGCTTCAATGACAATTCGTAAAAGGGTTCGTTGCCCGGCAGCATGTAATTTGAGCGGATAATTGTTGTGTTGCGCCCTATATTGCCCGAGCCAAGCCAGCCTTTTTCTAACACTGCAACATTGGTGATCCCGTAGGTCTTGGCCAGATAATGCGCCGTCGATAGCCCGTGGCCGCCACCGCCCACGATCACAACGTCATATCTGTCTTTCGGCTTTGGATCCCGCCAAGCAGGTTTCCAACCTTTATTTCCAGTCAATCCCTGCGTTAGAATTTTGAATGCGGAATAATTCATGCTGACAACACCTTTGTTCCAATACCAGCTTACCGGATCACTTTGCATATACTTTTCTAAAAAGGACGCTTATTATAAATAAATGGAAAAAATTGGTACAATGCCTGACCAAAGAGATCAGACGGATATCATCCGAATTGGCGTTTTGCCGATCGATGGCTTTGCCTTGATGTCTTATGCATCCACGGTTGAGCCGTTTCGCGCGGCCAATATGTTGAGCCGGCGTATGCTTTATGAGGTTGTGAATATTGGCCCATCGCTTGAGCTAATATCGAGCTCTGGCGCTGCCAGTGTTGCGCCGCAGGCGACGCTTTTGACCGCACCGCGCCTTGATTATCTGTTTGTTGTTGCCGGTGGCAACCCCGCCACCTTTGCGGATATGGCTGTCTGGAATTGGCTGGCGAAGATCGCCCGATTTGGCGTGCGCCTCGGTGGGGTGTCGGGTGGGCCAGTCATCTTGGCCAATGCCGGCTTGATGGCAGAGCGGCGCATGACCGTGCATTGGGAACATGCCGCAGCGCTTGAAGAAAGCGCGCCGCATCTGCTGCTTGAACGCAGCCTCTACGTTATCGACCGGGATCGTTTGACATGCGCGGGTGGAACGGCTGCGCTGGATTTGATGCTGGCCTTGATAACGCAGCATCAGGGATCAGTTTTTGCCAGTTTGGTCAGCGATTGGTTCTTACATACGGAAATTCGCCCCGCGATCGGACCTCAGCGCAGCGGGTTGATCGCGCGGATCGGATCAACCAACGCACAGGTGTTAGAAACGGTGAAAGCGATGGAGGCGCATGTTGCGGATCCGCTGACGCTTGAACAATTGGCACAGGTGTCAAAGATTTCACCGCGCCAGCTAAACCGGTTGTTTTCGCTTAAGTTGGGGCGGTCAACGATGGGCTATTATCGCGATTTAAGGCTAGATAAGGCGCGCAATTTATTAACCAACTCACCGCTGTCACTTACCGAAATTGGGCTGGCAACCGGCTTCTCAAGCGCCTCGCATTTTTCGCGCGTATTTCGGGAATATTTCGGCCGCGCACCGTCGGAATTTCGCTAGATACTTGTCTAAGGGGCTGAGAAATGCCTATGTAAACGCAGCTAGGAGGGCACATGCATTTACTTGTTTTACAACATGCTCGGGCAGAACATCCCGGTATTTTCCGCCAATTTTTGCAAGAAGATGGTCACAGTTGGGATGCGGTGCATCTTGACGAGGGAGAGGCTTTGCCTGCCCTAGAAGGCTATGATGGGCTTTGGGTTATGGGCGGACCGATGGATGTTTGGCAAGAAGAGGCGTATCCTTGGCTCATCGCTGAAAAAGCCTTTATTCAAAAGGCCGTTGAAGAAAAAGGCCTGCCGTTTCTTGGGCTTTGCCTTGGCCATCAATTGCTGGCGGAAGCACTGGGTGGCAGCGTTGGCAAATCGGAAATTCCGGAAATTGGGGTCTGTGAGGTTCAATTAACCGAAGCCGGTGCCTCCGGAATTTTATGCGATGGATTGCCCGAGCGCATGCATTGCCTGCAATGGCATGGGGCGGAAATTAAAACGCTGCCGGCAGGGGCAAAAGTTTTGGCAACATCGCCCAATTGCGCCGTGCAAGCGATGAGCTGGGGCCCTCGAGCTTATTCGCTGCAATTTCATATTGAAATAGAACAGAGCACGGTGCAGGACTGGGGCAAAATTCCAGAATATGAAGCCAGCTTGACCGCGGCGCTGGGCGCCAATGGCCAAAAGACGCTTGAAGCGGATTGCGCTGCTCAAATGCACGCGTTTAACGCCATGGCCGAGCGTCTATATCTGAATTGGTTGCAAACTGCGGCCCGCGCGTAACGCCGCGCTCCTATGCCGCGGCAGCCCGCGTTAGGGATAGGCGCGCCGTTTCAAGATGTTCTTTCATATTGCTTGCGGCAGCTTCAGGCTCACGGCTGTAAAGCGCGTTTAAGATGCGCCTGTGTTGCGCGTTATATTGCTGTATAATGGCAGTGTTCAACGTCAAACTGCGCATTCTTGTCCAATCGCTTTGACCGCGCACTGATGTGATCTGATCCATGATCCAGATTAAAAGAACGTTGCCAGTGCATTCGACCAAGGCGCGGTGAAACTCTGTATCGGCTTCTGCGAAGGCGGCGGCGTTGTCAACGCTGGCCTCCATTTTTGTGCATAATTGCCCCAAACGATCGAAGTCAGCACGGCGACCATGCAGAACAGCCAAGCGGCAAATATGCGGTTCTAGGGCAAAGCGGGCATCAATCAGCTCAAGCGGATTCGCCGTTTGGATGACGCTGGGCTGGGGAGGCGGCGCCTCAAATGTTACATAAGTGCCGCTGCCTCTTTTGATATCAACCAGATCTGTGTCCATCAATTTGATCAGAGCTTCGCGCACGGTGCCGCGCGACACGCCATAAGTTTCGGCCATCTCGCGCTCGGCGGGAAGTTTTTCATGCTGGGCAATAACGCCTTGAATGATTTCCCCACGCAATATGCTGGCCAGATCAGCCGCATTCATCTTTTTCTTCTTCACCTGCATTAGATCCCTTTTTGGTCCAATTTTGTACCAATAATAGGAAATGTCAAGTAAAATTCAGCAAGTGGTACGAAATAGGTTGACTTTTGGTTTGCTTTTATCAAGCTCGACTTAGGTCTGGGCGGAAAAGCTGCCGCATAACGAAGGCAAAGCAGTTGGAACACTTTTAGGGAGATGGGTGAATGGCGTTCCCCACACATGTAGACTACCTCATCATTGGCGCGGGCATTCATGGGTTATCCACAGCCTGGCGCTTGGCGGATCGTTTGATCGCTCAGGGTCAAGATGTTGAGGGCCGCGTTGTTGTTTTGGACAAATCGGGGATTGCGTCCGGAGCGTCGGGAATTGCCTGCGGCGTGGTACGAAACAATTATTTTCAACCTGCGATGCGGGAACTTATGGCGCATTCCGTGGATGTTTGGGAAAGCGATCCGGCCGGACTCAGCTATCATCCTGTGGGCTATATGCAGATTTCTTGCGAATCGATGCGTGAAGACGTGACCTCGATTTATGAGCAACAGCGAGCAATCGGTTATGAAAGCGAGTTTATCGAGGGTGCGGATGCTTGCGATTCTTACATGAAATCCATGTTTAGCGATTGGCAGGCGCAAGGTATTACCTCGGTCCTGCATGAGAAGCGGGGGGGGTATTCGAACAACACCAAATCGATGTACGGGCTGGCCAAGAAGGTCGAAGAGCGCGGGGTTCGGATTATCTCTGGTGTCGAGGTGAAGGGTCTGACAAGCGAAAGCGCCAGTTCTAGCATCAAATCTGTTGAGACATCCCATGGCACGCTATCTTGCGCGCATGTGGTTGTGGCGCCCGGTCCCTGGGCCCGAGATTTCTGGGATATGCTGGGCATGCCCAAAAAGATCAGCCTAAAAGATTTAACGGGAAAGATGCATCACGACATCGATATGTGGCGATTCTGGCAACTTGAAGAAGGCGTTTTGCAATTGCCGCCTGAGGTGCTGCAAACCAATGATGGCAAAATACCACCGGTGATACATGTCGATACCGATGCCCCGCTACACTCTTGCGTGGATGGCAGCGTAATTACCGAAGATCTGTGGGGCATTTATTACAAACCTGATTGGCATTTTAACGGTATTCAAGGGGGCGCCTCGCCCTATAAAGTGGATACGCCGGTTGAGCGGGTTGCAATTGACCCTTACGGCCCCTCGTCTCCTGAATTTGTGGCCTCTGACGGTTTTGCTCATATGTGGGTCTCGGCCTTGGCGCATTGCCATCAGCGCTTTGAAGGCATGATGGGTAAATATCACCGTGAAGCATCCGGTGGCATCGGCTGTTTCACCGCCGATAGCTTTCCGGTTTTTG includes:
- a CDS encoding NAD(P)/FAD-dependent oxidoreductase; translation: MQKRIAVIGAGPSGLAQLRAFQSAATTGAEIPEVVCFEKQATWGGLWAYDWRTGLDANGEPCHSSMYRYLWSNGPKEGLEFSDYSFDAHFGRSIASYPPRAVLFDYIEGRVNAAGVKDWIRFNTVIRWVSYDPASEKFHVTAHDHEKDSSYTELFDHVVVASGHFSTPNMPYYEGFESFNGRILHAHDFRDAREFTDQDILILGTSYSAEDIGSQCWKYGCRSVTVAHRTAPIGFDWPKNWQEVPALKRVEGKTAYFIDGSSREVDAIILCTGYKHFFNFLPDDLRLVTANRLAAADLYKGVAWVHNPKLFYLGMQDQWFTFNMFDAQAWWVRDAIMGRLVIPQDKARLLADVAEREAREERSDDAKYAIAYQGDYVKELIGETDYPDFDVDGACEAFFQWKAHKGQDIMGFRDNGYKSVITGKMALVHHTPWKEALDDSLESYLQS
- a CDS encoding sarcosine oxidase subunit gamma; the encoded protein is MAEYRLTSEEFLNGYQAQFGPISLREISDICMVSMAVPLAEEQAVQKALKAGFGIDMPDIGQSQCAAPLDSRVLRMGLDQMFVLFPRAQNIGRAEQQIKTLMTSAVYTTDQSHNWVGLEISGPGCRSALERICPIDLHPERFAIDAVARTQMEHLGTIILCVDHETYWLFSASSSAKSFLHALETSIHNVQ
- a CDS encoding sarcosine oxidase subunit alpha family protein gives rise to the protein MKQIRRIAGGFIDRKTPLSFEFNGRRFEGYQGDTLASALIANGQTLVGRSFKYHRPRGIFSAGSEEPNALVELRKGAFQEPNTRATTVELFDQLSAKSQNHRGSLEFDLMAFTDYLSPFLSAGFYYKTFMWPKFAWEKLYEPAIRAAAGLGSLSLEDDPDIYDKGFLHCDLLVIGAGPSGLAAARAAAFSGAQVILADEDFRGGGRLNSETFEVDGKKGADWAQALWQELASLPNVRLMSRTTIYGAYDHGIYGALERRTDHLPHSGGKPRQILWRIYSKRAVLAAGATERPIAFGNNDRPGIMLAGAVRSYVNRFAATPGKRISIFTNNDDGWRTARDLSAQGVSVAAVIDSRDIAPLTDIPHAKIVMGAGVMDTSGRKALKEITLTTGQRITTDCLAVSGGWNPNVHLTCHQRGRPSWAEDINAFVPGKHLPSGMQVVGAAQGDLTLSQAMSGAHQKAKEMVKDLGFTATRKAAPKASDEASMGAAFWHVGASKARAWIDLQNDVTVKDIRQSYQEGFRSVEHLKRYTTLGMATDQGKTSNIPALAIMAECTGKTIPETGTTIFRPPYTPVPMGALAGRARGKDFRPYRLTPSHRWATENGATFVETGNWLRAQWYARPGEKGWRDSVDREVEMTRASVGICDVTTLGKIDIQGKDAALFLNQVYTNAFLKLPVGKVRYGLMLREDGIAYDDGTTARLGENHFVMTTTTANAVLVFRRLEFARQCLWPELDVHMISSTDAWAQFAVAGPNSRALLQKLVDKPFDLSNEGFGFMACAETTVCGGTPARLFRISFSGELAFEIAVPARFGTAMMDCLMQAGQEFDAVPYGTEALGVMRIEKGHAAGNELNGQTSALNLGLGGFVSAKKDCIGKTLSQRPEMNREDAIRLVGFKPVDQSQALSAGAHFIALSDAATMANDQGWMSSVAYSPVLGHSIGLGFIKAGHERMGEVVRAVNPAQKKEVQVKIVSPHFYDPDGGRQRG
- a CDS encoding sarcosine oxidase subunit delta, with amino-acid sequence MIINHPLLGPRDAAEFVYLGDASLIDRPDPNAADAADRFFEYGYLRDNPAGMHEELWYHEQGDRSWLVVTRDTLTHDITAVRLARDVAKERGRSK
- a CDS encoding sarcosine oxidase subunit beta family protein — protein: MNYSAFKILTQGLTGNKGWKPAWRDPKPKDRYDVVIVGGGGHGLSTAHYLAKTYGITNVAVLEKGWLGSGNIGRNTTIIRSNYMLPGNEPFYELSLKLWEGLEQDFNYNAMVSQRSILNLFHSDPQRDAFVRRANAMMLAGADAELADQQQLRRELPFLDFDNARFPIKGGLYQRRGGTVRHDAVAWGYARGADSRGVDIIQNCEVTGFHIENGQCSGVETCQGPIKARKVAVCVAGSSSRVMAQAGMRLPIESHVLQAFVTEGLKPTLPGVITFGAGHFYVSQSDKGGLVFGGDIDGYNTYAQRGNLPVVEDVAEGGMAIMPMIGRARLLRSWGGIMDMSMDGSPFIDKTHIDGLYFNGGWCYGGFKATPASGLCYAHLLATDAPHPVATELRLDRFKRGHLIDEKGQGSQPNLH
- a CDS encoding GlxA family transcriptional regulator, coding for MPDQRDQTDIIRIGVLPIDGFALMSYASTVEPFRAANMLSRRMLYEVVNIGPSLELISSSGAASVAPQATLLTAPRLDYLFVVAGGNPATFADMAVWNWLAKIARFGVRLGGVSGGPVILANAGLMAERRMTVHWEHAAALEESAPHLLLERSLYVIDRDRLTCAGGTAALDLMLALITQHQGSVFASLVSDWFLHTEIRPAIGPQRSGLIARIGSTNAQVLETVKAMEAHVADPLTLEQLAQVSKISPRQLNRLFSLKLGRSTMGYYRDLRLDKARNLLTNSPLSLTEIGLATGFSSASHFSRVFREYFGRAPSEFR
- a CDS encoding type 1 glutamine amidotransferase; translated protein: MHLLVLQHARAEHPGIFRQFLQEDGHSWDAVHLDEGEALPALEGYDGLWVMGGPMDVWQEEAYPWLIAEKAFIQKAVEEKGLPFLGLCLGHQLLAEALGGSVGKSEIPEIGVCEVQLTEAGASGILCDGLPERMHCLQWHGAEIKTLPAGAKVLATSPNCAVQAMSWGPRAYSLQFHIEIEQSTVQDWGKIPEYEASLTAALGANGQKTLEADCAAQMHAFNAMAERLYLNWLQTAARA
- a CDS encoding FadR/GntR family transcriptional regulator codes for the protein MKKKKMNAADLASILRGEIIQGVIAQHEKLPAEREMAETYGVSRGTVREALIKLMDTDLVDIKRGSGTYVTFEAPPPQPSVIQTANPLELIDARFALEPHICRLAVLHGRRADFDRLGQLCTKMEASVDNAAAFAEADTEFHRALVECTGNVLLIWIMDQITSVRGQSDWTRMRSLTLNTAIIQQYNAQHRRILNALYSREPEAAASNMKEHLETARLSLTRAAAA
- a CDS encoding FAD-binding oxidoreductase, which codes for MAFPTHVDYLIIGAGIHGLSTAWRLADRLIAQGQDVEGRVVVLDKSGIASGASGIACGVVRNNYFQPAMRELMAHSVDVWESDPAGLSYHPVGYMQISCESMREDVTSIYEQQRAIGYESEFIEGADACDSYMKSMFSDWQAQGITSVLHEKRGGYSNNTKSMYGLAKKVEERGVRIISGVEVKGLTSESASSSIKSVETSHGTLSCAHVVVAPGPWARDFWDMLGMPKKISLKDLTGKMHHDIDMWRFWQLEEGVLQLPPEVLQTNDGKIPPVIHVDTDAPLHSCVDGSVITEDLWGIYYKPDWHFNGIQGGASPYKVDTPVERVAIDPYGPSSPEFVASDGFAHMWVSALAHCHQRFEGMMGKYHREASGGIGCFTADSFPVFDHFHENATLIADSNHGWKMLGVGHLIADEVLGEKQSLLEPFRFDRFEKGNLHPVSNSPYPWS